A window of the Flavobacterium sangjuense genome harbors these coding sequences:
- a CDS encoding 3-oxoacid CoA-transferase subunit B — MLGKEEIAKRIAKEVKDRYYVNLGIGIPTLVANYVRNDISVEFQSENGVLGMGPFPFEGEEDADIINAGKQTITTLPGASFFDSAFSFGMIRSQKVDLTILGAMEVAENGDIANWKIPGKMVKGMGGAMDLVASAENIIVAMMHVNKAGESKILKKCTLPLTGVGCVKKVVTELAVLEITPKGFKLLERAPGVSVEHIIASTEADLIIEGEIPEMVID, encoded by the coding sequence ATGTTAGGAAAAGAAGAAATAGCAAAAAGAATAGCCAAAGAAGTAAAAGACCGCTATTATGTAAACTTAGGAATCGGAATTCCAACCTTGGTCGCTAACTATGTCCGCAATGATATTTCAGTGGAATTTCAAAGTGAAAATGGCGTACTCGGAATGGGACCATTTCCGTTTGAAGGTGAAGAAGATGCCGATATCATCAATGCCGGAAAACAAACAATAACAACTTTGCCCGGAGCAAGCTTCTTTGATTCGGCGTTTAGCTTCGGAATGATTCGCAGTCAAAAAGTAGACTTAACCATTCTTGGCGCGATGGAAGTTGCCGAAAACGGTGATATTGCCAACTGGAAAATCCCGGGGAAAATGGTCAAAGGAATGGGTGGCGCAATGGATTTAGTAGCTTCTGCCGAAAACATAATCGTTGCCATGATGCATGTGAATAAAGCCGGCGAAAGTAAAATTTTAAAGAAATGTACGCTGCCATTAACTGGCGTTGGCTGTGTTAAAAAAGTGGTTACTGAACTTGCCGTTTTAGAAATAACGCCAAAAGGTTTCAAACTTTTAGAACGCGCACCTGGCGTTTCTGTAGAACACATTATCGCTTCAACTGAAGCCGATTTAATCATTGAAGGAGAAATCCCCGAGATGGTTATCGATTAA
- a CDS encoding CoA transferase subunit A, translating into MINKKVNSVTEALQGIENNMTIMLGGFGLCGIPENSIAELVKKETTGLTCISNNAGVDDFGLGLLLQKRQIKKMISSYVGENAEFERQMLSGELDVELTPQGTLAEKCRAAQAGIPAFFTPAGYGTEVAEGKETREFNGKMHVMELAYKADFSIVKAWKGDEAGNLIFKGTARNFNACMAGAGKITIAEVEELLPVGSLDPNQIHIPGILVQRIFKGEKFEKRIEQRTVRKK; encoded by the coding sequence ATGATTAACAAAAAAGTAAATTCCGTTACAGAAGCACTTCAAGGCATCGAAAACAACATGACTATCATGCTTGGTGGCTTTGGTCTTTGCGGTATTCCCGAAAACAGTATTGCTGAATTAGTAAAAAAAGAAACTACAGGTTTGACCTGCATTTCAAACAATGCCGGTGTCGATGATTTTGGACTTGGATTGCTTTTGCAAAAAAGACAAATCAAAAAAATGATTTCTTCCTATGTTGGAGAAAACGCCGAGTTTGAGCGCCAGATGCTTTCAGGAGAATTAGATGTTGAGCTAACGCCACAAGGAACTTTAGCCGAAAAATGTCGTGCTGCTCAAGCCGGAATTCCGGCATTCTTCACGCCTGCAGGTTACGGAACAGAGGTAGCTGAAGGAAAAGAAACACGCGAATTCAACGGGAAAATGCATGTAATGGAATTGGCCTATAAAGCTGATTTCTCAATCGTAAAAGCATGGAAAGGTGACGAAGCAGGAAACCTGATTTTTAAAGGAACAGCCCGAAACTTTAACGCTTGTATGGCTGGCGCCGGAAAAATTACGATAGCCGAAGTAGAAGAATTATTACCTGTTGGTTCATTAGATCCAAATCAAATACACATTCCCGGAATCTTGGTACAACGCATATTCAAAGGCGAGAAGTTTGAGAAAAGAATTGAGCAACGCACCGTTAGAAAAAAATAA
- a CDS encoding penicillin-binding protein 1A yields MAQKNNTTVKDIKYYQKKFWKLFFYGLGVMALFFTLASWGFFGSMPSFEDLENPESNLATEVISSDGVTIGKFYNENRTPIKYEDLPPHLVKALVATEDERFYDHSGIDAKRTLGAVLKLGSDGGASTLTQQLAKLLFHGEGSTFKLFRVIQKVKEWIIAVKLERQYTKNEIIAMYLNKADFVNTAVGIRSAAKVYFGKEPRDLTVDEAAMFVGMLKNPSLYNPLRRLEKVRLRRNTVLGQMLRNGILDKATKDKLAAQPIVLHFHPESHKEGTATYFREFLREYMKNWAKENKKPDGSDWDIYSDGLKIYTTIDSKIQEHAEEAVQAHMKNLQKQFFDEQKDNRNAPFLKITPEETKKIMDNAMKTSERWRVMKDLDKSEEEIIASFEVKTKMKVFSWKGEIDTLMTPTDSIRYYKHFLQAGLMSMEPKTGHIKAWVGGIDYKYFQYDHVGQGARQVGSTFKPFVYATAIEQLGMSPCDSIIDSPFTIPVGRHHVTESWTPKNSDNKYRGMVTLKKALANSINTVSAKLMDKVGPEAVVSLTKKLGVKADIPTQPSIALGAVEITVEDMVAAYSTFANQGVYIKPQFISRIEDKNGVVLYEPVPETHDVLNKDIAYAVIKLLEGVTEEGSGVRLRTQGGGSGDNRWTGYPYMFTNPIAGKTGTSQNQSDGWFIGMVPNLVTGVWVGCEDRSARFKGITYGQGATAALPIWGYMMKKCYEDKDLLVSKDPFERPDNLSIKVDCWTPRKVEVDSTAVPTEEEEQNPEEFGL; encoded by the coding sequence ATGGCACAAAAAAATAATACTACGGTCAAAGACATTAAGTACTATCAAAAGAAATTTTGGAAGTTGTTTTTTTATGGTCTTGGAGTAATGGCTTTGTTTTTCACTTTGGCATCCTGGGGATTTTTTGGAAGCATGCCTTCTTTTGAAGATTTAGAAAACCCGGAGTCAAATTTGGCAACCGAAGTTATTTCTTCTGATGGTGTAACGATTGGAAAATTTTACAACGAAAACAGAACGCCAATAAAATACGAAGATTTACCACCACATTTAGTAAAAGCATTAGTCGCTACCGAAGATGAGCGTTTTTATGACCACTCGGGAATTGACGCCAAAAGAACTTTGGGTGCCGTTTTAAAATTAGGTTCCGATGGTGGCGCAAGTACGCTTACCCAGCAATTAGCCAAATTGTTATTCCATGGTGAAGGCTCAACATTCAAACTTTTCCGTGTTATCCAAAAAGTGAAAGAATGGATTATTGCGGTTAAATTGGAACGTCAATATACCAAAAACGAAATCATCGCAATGTATCTTAACAAAGCCGATTTTGTGAATACAGCAGTCGGAATTCGTTCAGCTGCCAAAGTTTATTTCGGAAAAGAACCACGCGATTTGACCGTAGACGAAGCAGCAATGTTTGTCGGTATGCTTAAAAATCCGTCTTTATACAATCCGTTACGCAGATTGGAAAAAGTGCGTTTGCGAAGAAATACCGTTTTGGGTCAAATGCTTAGAAACGGTATTTTGGATAAAGCAACCAAAGATAAATTGGCTGCCCAACCTATCGTTTTACACTTTCATCCGGAAAGTCACAAAGAAGGAACGGCTACTTATTTTAGAGAATTCCTTCGTGAATACATGAAAAATTGGGCGAAAGAAAATAAAAAACCTGACGGAAGCGATTGGGATATTTATAGTGATGGCTTAAAAATCTATACAACTATAGATTCAAAAATTCAGGAACATGCCGAAGAAGCTGTTCAGGCTCACATGAAAAATTTGCAAAAGCAATTCTTTGATGAGCAAAAAGACAACAGGAATGCACCTTTCTTAAAAATCACTCCGGAAGAAACCAAAAAAATCATGGATAATGCCATGAAAACATCAGAGCGTTGGCGAGTTATGAAAGATTTGGACAAATCTGAAGAGGAAATTATAGCGTCGTTTGAGGTCAAAACAAAAATGAAAGTCTTTTCATGGAAAGGCGAAATTGACACCTTGATGACACCTACGGACTCCATCAGATATTACAAACATTTTCTTCAGGCTGGTTTAATGTCAATGGAACCTAAAACTGGTCATATCAAGGCTTGGGTTGGCGGAATCGATTACAAATATTTTCAATATGACCACGTTGGTCAAGGCGCAAGACAAGTAGGCTCGACTTTCAAACCATTTGTTTATGCAACCGCCATCGAACAATTAGGAATGTCACCATGCGATTCGATTATTGATTCTCCGTTTACAATTCCGGTTGGAAGACATCATGTTACCGAATCCTGGACACCAAAAAACTCGGATAACAAATACCGCGGAATGGTTACTTTGAAAAAAGCTTTGGCTAATTCTATCAATACGGTTTCAGCAAAACTGATGGATAAAGTTGGACCGGAAGCTGTAGTTTCCTTAACCAAAAAATTAGGCGTAAAAGCAGATATTCCTACTCAGCCATCCATTGCACTTGGTGCAGTTGAAATTACGGTGGAAGATATGGTTGCGGCTTACAGCACTTTTGCCAATCAGGGCGTTTATATCAAACCGCAGTTCATCAGTAGAATCGAAGATAAAAATGGTGTCGTGCTTTACGAACCGGTTCCCGAAACGCATGATGTTTTGAACAAAGACATCGCTTATGCCGTTATCAAACTTTTAGAAGGTGTAACCGAAGAAGGTTCAGGAGTTCGTCTTAGAACACAAGGTGGCGGAAGCGGCGACAATCGCTGGACAGGCTATCCATATATGTTTACAAATCCAATTGCCGGAAAAACAGGAACATCCCAAAATCAATCTGATGGTTGGTTTATCGGAATGGTGCCCAATTTAGTTACCGGAGTTTGGGTTGGCTGCGAAGACCGATCGGCTCGTTTCAAAGGAATTACTTATGGTCAGGGCGCAACGGCAGCCTTACCAATTTGGGGTTATATGATGAAGAAATGTTATGAAGATAAAGATTTGCTCGTATCAAAAGATCCGTTTGAAAGACCTGATAATCTTTCGATAAAAGTAGACTGCTGGACACCGAGAAAAGTTGAAGTCGACTCGACTGCAGTTCCAACGGAAGAAGAAGAACAAAACCCGGAAGAATTTGGACTGTAA
- a CDS encoding gliding motility lipoprotein GldH — protein MKIKNSILFILLLLLVISCDKKRVFDEYKSVGKAWHKDSIVTFELPKLDPKKFFNLYVNIRDNDDYPFNNLFLIVSLEQPNRKVKVDTLEYQMTNPDGTLLGDGFSDVKESKLFYKDKVNFTQKGIYKIHIQQATRQTGRIEGVTALPGISDVGFRIESTE, from the coding sequence ATGAAAATAAAGAATAGCATCCTTTTTATTTTACTACTGCTTTTGGTTATTTCCTGCGATAAAAAAAGAGTTTTTGACGAATATAAATCGGTTGGAAAAGCTTGGCATAAAGACAGCATCGTGACTTTTGAATTGCCGAAACTGGACCCGAAAAAGTTCTTTAATTTGTATGTAAATATTAGAGATAACGACGATTATCCATTCAATAATTTGTTTCTGATTGTTTCTTTGGAACAACCTAACAGAAAGGTAAAAGTCGACACACTGGAATACCAAATGACAAATCCGGACGGAACACTTCTTGGAGATGGCTTTTCGGACGTTAAGGAAAGTAAGCTTTTTTATAAAGACAAAGTAAACTTTACTCAAAAAGGAATTTATAAAATTCACATACAACAGGCAACAAGACAAACCGGAAGAATTGAAGGTGTAACAGCACTTCCGGGAATTTCTGATGTTGGTTTCAGAATAGAATCTACAGAATAA
- a CDS encoding PSP1 domain-containing protein, translating to MACQSCSTSDGGAPKGCKNNGTCGTDSCNKLTVFDWLANMSLPNGETAFDCVEVRFKNGRKEFFRNTEKLTLGIGDIVATEASPGHDVGIVTLTGELVKIQMKKKGVNHTSPDIPKVYRKASQKDIDIWSDARDKEAAMQVKARELAIVHKLEMKISDVEYQGDGSKVIFYYTANDRVDFRLLIKDYSRVFNTRIEMKQVGLRQEAARLGGIGSCGRELCCSTWLTDFRSVNTSAARYQQLSLNPQKLAGQCGKLKCCLNYELDTYLDALKGFPDFETKLKTEKGDAICQKQDIFKGLMWFAYTENFANWHVLNIEQVKEIIAENKQGKKVSSLEDFAIETVSEPEKDFNNAMGQESLTRFDQPKKSKNKNRNKNKNKVSPDVKPNRTQSNPNQNQKKEHGQGQKQHQKPADKKPIIIKKNENKE from the coding sequence ATGGCTTGTCAAAGTTGTTCAACATCTGATGGTGGTGCACCTAAAGGATGCAAAAATAATGGGACTTGCGGCACCGATAGCTGCAACAAATTAACAGTTTTTGATTGGTTGGCCAATATGAGTCTGCCAAATGGAGAGACTGCTTTTGATTGTGTTGAAGTTCGCTTCAAAAATGGAAGAAAAGAATTTTTCCGCAATACCGAAAAACTTACGCTTGGCATTGGCGATATTGTCGCTACTGAAGCTTCTCCCGGACACGATGTTGGAATAGTAACGCTAACCGGAGAATTGGTAAAGATTCAAATGAAGAAAAAAGGTGTGAATCACACCAGCCCTGATATTCCGAAAGTATACCGAAAAGCTTCCCAAAAAGACATTGATATATGGAGCGACGCACGTGATAAGGAAGCTGCAATGCAGGTAAAAGCACGTGAATTAGCCATTGTTCACAAACTGGAAATGAAAATTTCGGATGTAGAATACCAAGGTGATGGTTCCAAAGTAATTTTTTATTACACTGCAAACGACAGAGTTGACTTCAGACTTTTAATCAAAGACTATTCTCGGGTATTCAACACCAGAATTGAGATGAAACAAGTTGGCTTGCGCCAGGAAGCAGCTCGTCTTGGCGGCATTGGTTCCTGCGGTAGAGAATTGTGTTGTTCTACTTGGCTAACCGATTTCCGTAGCGTAAATACTTCGGCAGCACGTTACCAACAATTGTCTTTAAATCCACAAAAATTAGCCGGACAATGCGGTAAATTAAAATGCTGTCTGAACTACGAATTGGATACGTATTTAGATGCTTTAAAAGGCTTTCCTGATTTTGAAACCAAACTAAAAACAGAAAAAGGCGATGCCATTTGCCAAAAACAAGATATTTTCAAAGGCTTGATGTGGTTTGCTTATACTGAAAACTTTGCGAATTGGCATGTGTTGAATATTGAGCAAGTCAAAGAGATAATCGCCGAAAACAAGCAAGGTAAAAAAGTAAGTTCTCTTGAAGATTTTGCTATTGAAACAGTTTCTGAACCTGAAAAAGATTTTAATAATGCTATGGGACAAGAAAGTCTAACCCGATTTGACCAACCCAAAAAGAGCAAAAACAAAAACAGAAATAAGAATAAAAACAAGGTTTCACCAGATGTAAAGCCGAACAGGACGCAGTCAAATCCGAACCAAAATCAGAAAAAGGAGCACGGTCAAGGACAAAAGCAACATCAAAAGCCAGCAGACAAAAAACCTATAATCATAAAAAAGAATGAAAATAAAGAATAG
- a CDS encoding lipocalin-like domain-containing protein, translating to MKKIKLIAMTVLSGLVFSCSSSDDGATTSGELTGKWYYKEYKVAGETIPYGGHEACGKDYIQLNADGTGANVDVFSCVEDPALFTYTRSGNSVTITSDGQSDTAQITELSSTTLKVKRSYDFDGDGNDEFVIEVYTRS from the coding sequence ATGAAAAAAATTAAATTAATAGCAATGACCGTTCTCTCAGGACTTGTATTTTCCTGCTCTTCTTCAGATGATGGCGCGACTACTTCCGGAGAACTTACAGGTAAATGGTACTACAAAGAGTACAAAGTTGCAGGAGAAACAATTCCTTATGGTGGTCATGAAGCATGCGGAAAAGATTATATTCAACTCAATGCCGACGGAACAGGTGCTAATGTAGATGTTTTTAGTTGTGTAGAGGATCCGGCATTGTTTACTTATACTAGATCAGGTAATAGCGTTACCATTACTTCTGATGGGCAATCAGATACTGCACAAATTACTGAACTTTCGTCAACTACTTTAAAAGTAAAAAGAAGCTATGATTTTGATGGTGATGGTAATGATGAATTTGTAATAGAAGTATATACCAGAAGCTAA